One Centroberyx gerrardi isolate f3 chromosome 2, fCenGer3.hap1.cur.20231027, whole genome shotgun sequence DNA window includes the following coding sequences:
- the LOC139923529 gene encoding dual specificity tyrosine-phosphorylation-regulated kinase 4-like — protein MDNNVTKKGFLPKLEPKSVGVNAPKRPQQPDVVLPQIHSSQQKTHQRGGLLPQVRVQNGHGSTVESFASKTKLKIDKEKSCNGQEVMSPAYVLKAYKKYLTEFEQEEIKDYEQVWYLGHKAKKIQGSYNSQYDNEEGFYRTVIKDHIAYRYEVLAVINEGGYGQVLKCRDHKTMELVALKVVRNLDWCNHEAMVEVKILDALRKKDNNNAANILHMKDNFYFRSHLCMSFELLGKDLFKTLEANNFQGFSIPRVRQYAIDLLNCLQLLKKERIIHCDLKPENILFSDIDQEHVKVIDFGASCFEENRASACIQTLLYMSPEVLLGKDYSTAIDMWSLGCILAELHTGSPLFAGLDMYDQFNCIMEVLGVPPAEFLRTAPKKERKKLFNSKGVPKNTMNFNGKIRVPNSRNLASLLKSKDANFLDFIQRCLKYKPEERMTPDEAMQHPWIRKQLLYKREQMPAVRLQPVEEKVAEVTLKSSTAGKGKIPVQSRFALHKSVGYI, from the exons ATGGAC AACAATGTCACCAAGAAAGGCTTCTTGCCCAAGCTGGAGCCAAAGTCTGTGGGTGTGAACGCTCCAAAGCGCCCCCAGCAGCCGGATGTTGTTCTACCACAGATCCACAGCAGCCAGCAGAAAACCCACCAGCGTGGTGGTCTTCTG CCACAGGTGCGAGTGCAGAACGGCCACGGCTCCACCGTGGAAAGCTTCGCTTCCAAGACGAAGCTGAAGATTGACAAGGAGAAATCCTGTAATGGACAAGAGGTCATGTCCCCTGCAT ATGTCTTGAAGGCCTACAAGAAATACCTGACAGAGTTTGAGCAGGAAGAAATTAAAGACTATGAACAGGTGTGGTACCTCGGCCATAAGGCTAAGAAGATCCAGGGATCCTATAACTCACAATACGACAATGAGGAAGGATTCTACAGGACG GTCATCAAAGATCACATCGCCTACCGCTACGAGGTGCTGGCAGTGATCAATGAAGGCGGCTACGGCCAGGTCCTCAAGTGCCGGGACCACAAAACAATGGAGCTTGTGGCCCTGAAAGTCGTACGAAACCTGGACTG GTGCAACCATGAGGCGATGGTTGAGGTGAAGATCTTAGATGCGCTGCGGAAGAAGGACAACAACAATGCAGCCAACATCCTGCATATGAAGGATAACTTCTACTTCCGCAGCCATCTCTGCATGTCCTTTGAACTCTTGGG AAAAGACTTGTTTAAGACTCTGGAGGCGAACAACTTCCAGGGCTTCAGCATCCCTCGGGTCAGACAGTATGCCATAGACCTGCTCAACTGCCTGCAACTGCTCAAGAAGGAGAGGATCATCCACTGCGACCTAAAACCG GAAAACATCCTCTTCTCCGATATAGACCAGGAGCATGTGAAGGTGATTGACTTTGGGGCGAGCTGCTTTGAGGAGAacagag cctctGCCTGCATCCAGACTCTGCTGTACATGTCTCCGGAGGTTCTGCTGGGCAAAGACTACAGCACGGCCATCGACATGTGGAGCCTGGGCTGCATCTTGGCCGAGCTGCACACCGGCTCCCCTCTCTTTGCTGGCCTCGACATGTACGACCAGTTCAACTGCATCATGGAG GTGCTGGGTGTCCCTCCTGCAGAGTTTCTGCGGACAGCAccaaaaaaggagaggaagaagttaTTCA ATTCTAAGGGCGTCCCGAAGAACACAATGAACTTCAACGGCAAAATTCGGGTTCCCAACAGCAGGAATCTCGCCAGCCTCCTGAAGTCTAAGGATGCAAACTTCCTGGATTTCATTCAGCGCTGCCTCAA ATATAAACCAGAGGAGCGCATGACACCAGACGAGGCCATGCAGCATCCGTGGATTAGGAAGCAGCTTCTCTACAAGAGAGAGCAAATGCCAGCTGTGCGACTGCAACCAGTCGAGGAGAAGGTAGCCGAGGTCACACTCAAGAGCTCCACCGCAGGGAAGGGAAAAATCCCTGTGCAAAGT AGATTCGCCCTGCACAAGAGTGTGGGGTACATTTGA